The Natrinema amylolyticum genome includes the window CGAGGAGCGGTTCTCCGTCGCGGACTTCGCGAGCCGGTACAACAGCTACGGTGGGACGGCGCTGGGACTGGCTCACACCCTCCGCCAGACCTCGCTCTTCCGGCCGCCGCATCGATCGAAAGAAGTCGACGGACTCTACTTCGTGGGCGGCGATACCACGCCCGGAATCGGCGTCCCGATGTGTCTCATCAGCGGCGATCTGACCGCGGAGAAAGTGCTCGAGGATCACGGTCTCGAGGGCTGACCGTGTCGGACCCGCGAGGGAGCGATCGGGCCGATCGACCGAACCGAACGACTCACAGAACCGAACTGCCCGTCCGCGGCGGACGGCTCGCGCGCTCGAGACATCACTGATGACCTCGGAACCGACGGCAACGGGCGAGGGAAACGTCGGCGAGCAGCTGTCGTACCTGCTGACGCTCTCGCGGCCGCGGTTCTGGCTCTATCTGGCCGGCCCGGTCCTCGTCGGGGCGGCCTACGCCGCGGCGTCCGTCGAGGACCTGTTCGCGCCGGCACCGATCGCGTTGTTCGCGTACTTCCTCCTCCCGGCGAACGTCTTCCTCTACGGGATCAACGACGTCTACGACCGGGAGATCGACGCGGCGAACCCGAAGAAGGACGATCGGGAGGCGCGCTATCGGGGGCAGCGATCCGTTCCGGTCGCCGTCGCCCTCTGTGCGGCCCTGCCGCTGCTGTTCGCCCCATTCCTCGAGACGGCCGCGATCCCGTGGCTCGTCGCCTTTCTCGGCCTCGGCGCGGCCTACAGCGCCCCGCCGGTCCGGTTCAAGACGACGCCGCTGCTGGACTCGGTCTCGAACGGCCTCTATATCGCGCCAGGCGCGGCCGCGTACGCCGCCGTCGCCGGCGCACAGCCGCCCGTCCTCGCTATCGTCGGCGGCTGGCTGTGGGCCATGGGGATGCACACGTTCTCGGCGATCCCCGACATCGAGCCCGACCGCGAGACGGGGATCCGAACGACGGCGACGGTGCTCGGAGAGCGCCGGACCTACGCCTACTGCGGCGCGTGCTGGCTGGCGAGCGCGGCCGCCTTCGGCGCGCTGGACGTCCGGCTGGGCGCGCTCATGCTCGTGTATCCGGGACTCGTCGTCGCGATCACCACCGCTGGCGTCGCCGTCGACCGCGCCTACTGGTGGTTCCCGGCGATCAACACCGTCGTCGGCGCGCTCCTGACCGTGGGCGGCCTCTGGAGGCTCCTCTATGGGTAGCGAGGACCCGACGCGCTCGCCCTCGAGTCCGAAGGCGGACACGGACGGGGACGCGGGTACGGACGTCAACCCGGGCGCGGACGTCAACGCGGGCCCGGACGGGGACGCCGACTCGAGACGGCACGCCCGCGAGCGCGACGGAGTGGCCGGCGACCGACGCGAACGCGATGGCGAGGACGACGCGTCGAAGACGCGGGGATCGAGGGGGCCGACCGAGACGACACGGGAAACGGTCCAGCGGCGTCTCGAGGCGCTCGTCCGCGAGAACCGATTCACGATCGCGGTGGTGTTCCCGGTCGTCGGCGCGGTGACGCTAGTCGGCAGCGCCGAAGGAGCGCTTCCGGCACCGCTCGCGTACAATCCGCTGTTCATCCTGTTCGGGACGCTGGTGATGCGTTCGCCGCTGGTCGTCGCCCTGCTGCCGACGGTCGACCGGCGAGCGGTCGGGTTCCTCGGACTGTTGACGGCCTACACCTACGCTATCGAACTCGTCGGCGTCCGAACGGACTGGCCCTACGGCGCGTTCGAGTACGGGATTCGGCTCGGGCCGATGGTGGGCGGCGACGTGCCGCTGGCGCTGCCGCTGTTTTTCGTCCCGCTGGTGCTCAACGCTTACCTGCTGACGCTGCTGGTCCTCCGGGACCGAGCCGCGAGCGTCGTCCCCCGATTGCTCGCGGCGATCGCCGCCGTCGTCGCGGTCGATCTGGTGCTCGATCCCGGAGCCGTCGCGATCGGGTTCTGGGAGTACGTTCCGCCTGGCGGCTACTACGGCGTCCCCCGCTCGAACTACTGGGGATGGCTCCTCTCGGGGACCGTCGCCGTCGTCCTCGTCGATCGCGCGTTCGATCGCGCGGTCCTGCTCGAGCGCGTCCGGACCTGCGAGTTCGCACTGGACGATCTGGTGAGCTTCGTCCTGCTGTGGGGCGCGATCGACGTGCTCTACGGCAACTGGCTGGCCGCCGGCGTCGCCGGCCTGTTCTGTCTCGGACTGTTCCGCACGAATCGCTACGATCTCGCGATGCTGATGACGGTGCTCCCCGAGCGGTGGCGCGGCCGATGACCGACGGCGATTCGATCGTTCGCCGACCGACGGGAGAGCATGCCGGCACACCACTTTTGCTCGCGCCTGTCCTGTCATTGCTATGGCAACCCGCGAGTCTATCGAGTGCCCCGTCTGTCGGGAGCTGCCGGCCGCCGATCAGCAACTCGAGGAGCACCTGCTCGCCGAACACACGAAACGAAAGCTCGCGAAGTTCATCGTCGCCGAAACCACCGTGCTCTCGAACGAAGACGTCTCCGAGTAGCCCACCGTCGCGGGACCGCAGCTGGTCCGTTCAGACGAACAGACTCGAGAGGGCGTCGCCGAACGCGAGCAACAGTATCACGGCGGCGAGCGTCAGGGCGAGCCACACGCCGAGACCGATCGCTGTCGTTCGGGCCATCCGCCGTTCCTCGTCGATAACGTCGGAGTTCGACTCTACGGACATACACTAGCGTTCGGACGCTGAGACTACGAAAGGAAGACCGCTATATCGTGGGATTTGATAACCCGATCGTTACGACCGGGTCGGAACGCCGTCCCCGTGCTCCGGATGCCGACGGTCCCGGTCGGTCGTCGGCACCGCCGAGACCCGCTGAAACACCGCCTCCGGATCCCGATTCCAGTGCCAGTGCCAGCGCGTCTTCGCCAGACACCACAGCTTTCGGGCCGTCGACAGCGACGGCTCCCGCGAGAGTACGTCGTACTCCTGGTTGCGGATGACGGTGTGGTGTTCCGCGTAGAGGACCGCCGCCAGCAAGACCGGAAGCTGGCAGTCCGCCGGTAGGTACCGGATCCCGGCGACGCCCTCGCGATAGAGCTCCTCCGTGCGCTGGAGTTCGGCGGCCATCACCCCCGCGAACGACTCGGAGTGTTCGAGTCGCTCGATCTGTGCCGGGTCGACCCCGTGGTCCCGAAGCGTCTCCAGCGGAACGTAGATCCGGTCGCGCTCGACGACATCCTCGCGGACGTCCCGCAGGAAGTTCGTCATCTGGAACGCTTCACCGAGTTTGACGGCGTGGGGGATCGCGACGTCCTCGGCGTCGGGTTCCATGATCGCGGTCATCATCACGCCGACCGACGCGGCCGATCCACGCATGTAGGACTCGAGGTCGCCGTAGGTCTCGTATCGGCTGGTCTCGATGTCGGTCGCCATCGCGTCGACGAACGTGTCGATCTCCTCGTCGTCGATCCCGTAGCGCTCTCTGAGTTCGCCGAACGCCTCGAGTACCGGATCGTCCGGCTCGCGCTCGCCCAGTGCCTGTGCCCGGAGGTCCTCGAGCTGGGCCCGCTGCGTTGCCGGATCGACGCCGTCGGCATCGTCGACGACTTCGTCCGCGATCCGGAAGAACGCGTAGAGGACGTGGGTCGCGTGACGCACTCGCTCGGGGAGAAACCGCGTCGCGAGATAGAACGTCTTCCCGGTGCGTTTCTGTATCGCCTTGCCTGCGTCGATGTGTTCCTGTTGCATTCTCTGCCTCGTTGACCCTGCCCACAGCGAACGGATGTATACGGTACGACAGATGCATATAAAATAACCACCCCTCACTATGTTCAGTCGACCCGGAAACGGCGTGCAACGGCGGCGTCGTTACTCGAAGAGTTCGTCGAGCAGTTTCCGCTGGGCGGTCCGCAGGTGCTGGTGAAACGTCGACCGGGAGATATCCATCGATTCGGCTAACTCCTCGCCCGACACGTCGCGGGGCCACTCGAAGTAGTTCGCGTAGTAGGCCTTCCGGAGCACCGTAAGCTGGCGTTCGGTCAGCGAGGACTCGACGCGCGTCGCGACGCCCTCTCGAGTCGGCGTCGGCTCCTCGGTCTCGTGGTAGCTGACGAGTTCGACGCGATCGTATCGGCGCTCGAGCAGGTCGTACGCCGAGCGGGCGGAGCGCCCGTCCGGGAGTTCGACCGTGAGGTCGGCGACGGCATCGGCGACCGTCAACTCCTGAATCACCGCGCCGTGTTCGCTCAGCGCCGTCACCAGCCCGTCGTCGGTTGCGACCTCGAGGACGGTGCCGCCCGCGTTTTTCGAGAGGATCGTCACGTCGCGTCCGTCCGCGGTCGCGTCGGCGACGTCCTCGGCGGCGATCTCGCGATCGGCGTGCAGGAAGACGAGCGGCGTTCCGTCTCCGTCGTAGGTCACCCCTCGGTAACCGATCTCGGCGTCGAGCGTCGCCGACAGCGCCGTGACGAACAGCGACGGGTCCTCGATGGCGACCTCGATCGAGACGACGGTCTCGGTCGTGAGCATCCGCCTGACCTCGAGCGCGTTCATCGCGGTCGCGATCGTCTCGGCCAGCGACTCGAGCACGAGGCGTTCCCGCTCGTCGAAGGCGTCGGTCTCCGCGGCGAAGACGACGAGGACGCCGTAGGTGAGATCACCGTACGAGAGCGGCAACGCGATGACCGACTCGACGTACTCGCCGACCCCGGCGGGCCACCATCGGTCGGCGTCCGCGAACGACTCGAGGTCCTGGATGACCGTGGCCTCGCCGTCGGCAAACGCCCGAACGGCCGGATGGGTGTCGTCGGTCCCGATGACGAGTTCGTCGTCCTCTAAGGGAACGTCGCCCCGACTGGCCCACTCGCGAGGCGAGAGCCGCTGGTCCGTGACGTCCGCGCGGCCGATCCAGGCGAGGGCGTAGGGGTCCGTCTCGGCGAGACACGCACAGACCTCGCGTTCGATCTCCTCGCGAGTCCCCGCGCTGACGGCGGCGTCGGTGACGTTCCGGACGAGACCGTCGACGCGCTCGAGGACGTGTTCGAGCGCCTCCCGCTCGTCGCGTACCTGCCGGGCGTTCTCCTCGGCGGCGATCTCGGCCAGTTTCCGCTCGGTGATCTCGAGGTGGACGAGCGAAACCAGTCGCTCACCGTCGTCGGTGAAGGAACTGGCACGCATCATGAACCAGCGTTTCTCGTCCGGCGAGTGACACGGGTACTCCATCTCGAAGGAGTCCCGCTCGCCCGCGAGAACGGAATCGATCCCCGCGGCCGCTCGGCGGGCGTGTTCGTCGTCCGCACTCGCGGCGGTCGCGACGTAGTCGATGCCGACGTGGTCGTCGGTCTCCGGTCCGAATTCGCGCCAGGAACGGTTCGTCAGCAGGATTTCGCCCTCGTCGTCGATGACGGCGACGGTGATCGGGAGCGTCTCGAGCGTCGCTGCCGCGAGGTCGTGCCGGGAAACCATCGCTCGGGGATACGGCCTGCCGGGGCTTAACACGATTGGCGCGTTCGCCTCGGAACGGGCGCGGAGATCGGTCCGTACCCCCACTGTCGGCACCGCTTCCAGTCCGCTCGTGCCGAATCGGCCGACGACCGTCGATAGTCACCCATATTGTATCCTTGCCATCATGTTAACCAATATTTATGTGTTCGTTTGTGGACTGTTCCCACGGAGATCAGGCGGAGGAGGGTCTGCCCCACCGTAGCGCCGATTCGAGCGCCGCATACGGGCGGCCGTCAGCGATGATGACCCCCGCAAACGCTCGACGACGATGGCCGACCAGACGAGGAGATCTCCGATCGAACCGACGGGAACCGACGGACCGAGTCGACGACGGCCCGTCTCGTCGAATTCGACCCGATCGAGTCGTCCCGTCCACGCTCGACCCTGTCACCGACAGCGCGCTCGCGATCGATCGTCACGCGGCGATCGGTCGCACGGCCCGTTGGCGTCCGTGACGTTCTCCGACCGCTGAACAAACGCCTATGTGGATCTATGGCATACCTCGAGACATGGCAAGCGACCAGATGACACACGATCGGTCACGGTGTCGGAACTGCGGCTTCGAAGCGCCCGGCGGGGGCGACGAGTGGCGGCGAATCGAGGTCCCGAAACTGGGCCGGATGACTCAATGTCCCGATTGCGAGAGCACGGACGTCATTACCAGTCGGTGACTGCGACTCCCTCGGCGGCTTCAGTGGGTCGGTTCCCGGTCCCGACTCCGCCGGGATCGACGGACGGGTCGACCGCGCAGACAGACTCTTGAGTGTCTCGCTCCTACTGGCGTCCATGAGCAACGAGGCAGATCACGTCCCGACGAGCGACGACGAGTGGCGCGAGCGACTGAGCGACGAGGAGTACCGAATCCTCCGCGAGGCGGGCACCGAGACGCCGTTCAGCGGCGAGTACGTCGATCACAAGGACGACGGCTCCTACGCCTGTGTCGGCTGCGGAGCCGAACTGTTCGATTCGGAGACCAAGTTCGACTCCGGCTGTGGCTGGCCCAGTTTCTACGATGTCGACGACGACCTGGTCGAGACCCGAACCGACACCAGCCACGGCATGCGCCGCACCGAGGTCGTCTGTGCGAACTGCGGCGGTCACCTCGGCCACGTCTTCGAGGACGGCCCCGAGCCGACCGGCAAGCGATACTGCATCAACTCCGTCGCCCTCGAATTCGACGACGAGTAACGTCGGCAGTTCGGGGTCGGAAACCGGGCCGTCGTGGCGTCGAACTGTAGCGAGTGCAGGCACCACGTTTTTCGAGATACCTGGCCCACCTCCGGCCATGTCCGACGAACGACCGACCGCCGAAGAGCTGCGACAGGGGATGACCGTCGAAATCGTCCAGGACGACGCGGATCCGCAGTCCGAGGACACAGAGCCGATCATCGGCGAGGTCGGGACGATCTACGGCGACGAGCCCGAAGGACCCCACGTGAAGCTGAAAAGCGGTGTTGTCGGCCACGTTCAGTCGGTCGTCCCCGACGAGTAACCTCTCTCCCTTGATTTCCGTCTGCCCACTCGTCGGGACGATCCGATTCTATTGCCGGCCGAAGCGGTTTCCGGCGCGTCGTTGATCCGTGGCTATGCGCGCCTCGAGTCTCACCGGACTCGCCCACGACATCGCCGCGGTCGCACGGGAACGCCAGCTCAGCGTCACCGCTGCCGGCCTCGCCTATCACGCGTTCAACACCATCGTT containing:
- a CDS encoding anaerobic ribonucleoside-triphosphate reductase — its product is MASDQMTHDRSRCRNCGFEAPGGGDEWRRIEVPKLGRMTQCPDCESTDVITSR
- a CDS encoding prenyltransferase, with the translated sequence MTSEPTATGEGNVGEQLSYLLTLSRPRFWLYLAGPVLVGAAYAAASVEDLFAPAPIALFAYFLLPANVFLYGINDVYDREIDAANPKKDDREARYRGQRSVPVAVALCAALPLLFAPFLETAAIPWLVAFLGLGAAYSAPPVRFKTTPLLDSVSNGLYIAPGAAAYAAVAGAQPPVLAIVGGWLWAMGMHTFSAIPDIEPDRETGIRTTATVLGERRTYAYCGACWLASAAAFGALDVRLGALMLVYPGLVVAITTAGVAVDRAYWWFPAINTVVGALLTVGGLWRLLYG
- the msrB gene encoding peptide-methionine (R)-S-oxide reductase MsrB, with the translated sequence MSNEADHVPTSDDEWRERLSDEEYRILREAGTETPFSGEYVDHKDDGSYACVGCGAELFDSETKFDSGCGWPSFYDVDDDLVETRTDTSHGMRRTEVVCANCGGHLGHVFEDGPEPTGKRYCINSVALEFDDE
- the cruF gene encoding bisanhydrobacterioruberin hydratase, with the protein product MGSEDPTRSPSSPKADTDGDAGTDVNPGADVNAGPDGDADSRRHARERDGVAGDRRERDGEDDASKTRGSRGPTETTRETVQRRLEALVRENRFTIAVVFPVVGAVTLVGSAEGALPAPLAYNPLFILFGTLVMRSPLVVALLPTVDRRAVGFLGLLTAYTYAIELVGVRTDWPYGAFEYGIRLGPMVGGDVPLALPLFFVPLVLNAYLLTLLVLRDRAASVVPRLLAAIAAVVAVDLVLDPGAVAIGFWEYVPPGGYYGVPRSNYWGWLLSGTVAVVLVDRAFDRAVLLERVRTCEFALDDLVSFVLLWGAIDVLYGNWLAAGVAGLFCLGLFRTNRYDLAMLMTVLPERWRGR
- a CDS encoding DUF2196 domain-containing protein yields the protein MSDERPTAEELRQGMTVEIVQDDADPQSEDTEPIIGEVGTIYGDEPEGPHVKLKSGVVGHVQSVVPDE
- a CDS encoding bacterio-opsin activator domain-containing protein — encoded protein: MVSRHDLAAATLETLPITVAVIDDEGEILLTNRSWREFGPETDDHVGIDYVATAASADDEHARRAAAGIDSVLAGERDSFEMEYPCHSPDEKRWFMMRASSFTDDGERLVSLVHLEITERKLAEIAAEENARQVRDEREALEHVLERVDGLVRNVTDAAVSAGTREEIEREVCACLAETDPYALAWIGRADVTDQRLSPREWASRGDVPLEDDELVIGTDDTHPAVRAFADGEATVIQDLESFADADRWWPAGVGEYVESVIALPLSYGDLTYGVLVVFAAETDAFDERERLVLESLAETIATAMNALEVRRMLTTETVVSIEVAIEDPSLFVTALSATLDAEIGYRGVTYDGDGTPLVFLHADREIAAEDVADATADGRDVTILSKNAGGTVLEVATDDGLVTALSEHGAVIQELTVADAVADLTVELPDGRSARSAYDLLERRYDRVELVSYHETEEPTPTREGVATRVESSLTERQLTVLRKAYYANYFEWPRDVSGEELAESMDISRSTFHQHLRTAQRKLLDELFE
- a CDS encoding phytoene/squalene synthase family protein → MQQEHIDAGKAIQKRTGKTFYLATRFLPERVRHATHVLYAFFRIADEVVDDADGVDPATQRAQLEDLRAQALGEREPDDPVLEAFGELRERYGIDDEEIDTFVDAMATDIETSRYETYGDLESYMRGSAASVGVMMTAIMEPDAEDVAIPHAVKLGEAFQMTNFLRDVREDVVERDRIYVPLETLRDHGVDPAQIERLEHSESFAGVMAAELQRTEELYREGVAGIRYLPADCQLPVLLAAVLYAEHHTVIRNQEYDVLSREPSLSTARKLWCLAKTRWHWHWNRDPEAVFQRVSAVPTTDRDRRHPEHGDGVPTRS